gtgtttaaAAGAATGTTTAAATTAACTTTGTTCTACCAAGCCGTCATTCGTTGGTCTTGTCACACAGCCATACACGCAAAATTCATTTCACCAGGGACACAGTGAGGCCAAATGGTTAGCCATCTTTATTATGAAACAATACTGGGACCAGATCAAAAAGGTGTTACATGGTGGTTTTTAGCCACTGCAGTCCCTTTCCATGTCCTGACTCATCCCCAGACAGCCAGCACTCTCCTAGCTGCCTCACAGATGCTTGTTTTCTGACTGACTCTGGGAGCTGAGCACTATTCAAGCAAGGGCATCCTTCTCTAGCTCCTCCTTACCCCTCCGACAAGTTAGCTCCCTTCCAGCGGTGAAGCTGACAGTCGATCTGCAGCTAgaatttgtctctgtgtgataTCGGGCTCTGGTTCTAACATGACAGGTGGTTCTACTCTAGGGTCCAGCTGTGAATGAAGTTTCATGCATGGAAGATTTCAAACTAATCCAGATTCGTCCCACCATTTTATACGTGAAGTGCCAATCAAAACAGTTTCCAGTCGAGAAAGCAAATgataaaggaaaagaaacacacaacaGCCATTTGCCATGCAATAAACTAATTAAACAGGATGGTGATGTCTTAACtgcaaaaaataatcaaaagaaCATCAGggagggtgggtgggtgggtgggggagTTTGTGTACTGATCTGTGTGCTGGTAACTGCAAGTCTGGAGTGTTTGGTGGTAATCACTTGTTTTTACTCACAGTGCAACTCTACAAGTGATGGAGGTGAAGAGGATAAACATTTCTTCCAGCACACACATCCAAGCTACAGCTTCttctgtcacatttttttttaaatcatgacaAAGTATTGAATATATGATGGgtcaaaatatttaaaaaagcagacagttctgTTCTGCttatcaaaaaaagaaaaagaaatgtctACAGGAGATCTATTACAACAAGAATTGTTTAACAGCGAATAAGCCAGCAGAAAAGTCTTACATTAATCTGAATATTTCCATCTAACCAAATATGAGCATCGTGTTCCCTTAGcatttcttttttccatttttcgccTTAAGAAAGAGTATAAAGTTAGAAATGGCCAGAAGATTTGtggctgaggaggaggaggatgaagaggctGCCTGATCCACAGAGAGTCCTGGACGGGGAGCAAGGCTTTGGCTGTTGCAGCCTGCCTTCAGCTGGGTGCTCCAGGGCTGCAGGGAGGAGCGGTGTGGGAaacaagaggagaggagagtgagggagggaggaagaaaggaaggaaggaaggaaggaaggaaggaagtgaCGAGAGCAGGGACGAGAGAGAAGGATCAGAATTTGGTCGGGCAAGGAGAAAAGAGGAGGggggagacagagacagagagggctATGAGCTTGTCATGTGATCAGTCCATTGGCCGCTTTTCTCCGTGTTTCTTTGTAAACTCTTCGGCGTTCTTCAAGAATTTTTTACGGTCCTTTGAGTATTCTTCTGCTAAGTCTGCCCTCAGGGGATGCTCAGGCTGAGGGTCATTCACCAGCGCAATGAGGGACTGAATAACTGCAAGACAAACAAAGCCAGAGAAAAATCAGGTTTCACGTCATCATACTTCTGTGTCTCTGCCACTTGTTCGGAATATGAAGGCtgcaaaaaaaaggaggaaaacacCAGGGGATGTGATTTATGAGGCTTGCCGACTACATATTCAGCCTCTGACTGAAAATGTAGTCAGTGGGAGAGAAGAGTTCAGTGGGCCGTCAGCGAGGAGCTACAACCAATGAGGGCACATGGGATGGGGTCTGTGAATGCCACTTTGAATAATccggaaacaaacaaacatacagcaATCATGATGATTAGGAAACCATGCGGAGTTTGGGTAAAACGTCTCCGAAGTTTCCAGCATGCAACATCACGACAGGCTTCCAATAAGGTGAGCAAAAGAGTGAAGCACTTGGAGCTACTGGGATAATGTGCAGTGCAACAGTAATATTAAGAGAGAAACTGCATGACAGCAGGCACTACGTGATACAGTTCACACACAGGATGATTTCAAAACTGTCCAACACCAGAGAAACACACTGTAGTGTGAACACCACAACAATCCAACACTGAAAAACTTCAAGTCGGAACTTGGCTAAAGGTATAAGACCTACAGATTTTGGATATTGACAGTAATGTTTACGACTGGATTGTTTTTAACAGCGAAGCAACAACAAACGGTTGGTGCCGGATTTTAGGTATTGTTTTATCTGCCATTAAGAAAATAATGATACATACATTTCATGCTTGTTCAGATGTGGCTCTTATGCTAAGACCTTAGCTAGTTAACATCTGTCAGTTACTGATAGAGCTTTATCATTTTAAAAGGATCAAAAACATGTTAACCCTTTGATCAAATAGTTTAATCCAAGGGCACACTTTGTAAGCAAATACAGAACCATAATGAGATactttaaaattaaaaagtaCTATGTAGCATTAGCCTACTTAGAGGGCCTTCGGCATCACCCACCTTGGTCAGTTTTGGTGGCAGGCTTCCAGTTCTCTGCACTGATCACAGGCAAGCACACCTGGCCCTTCTCATCAATGTTGGGGTGATAGATCTTTGTCTTGAATGTGATTTTGGGAGGCTTGAAAGGGTACTCGGTGGGGAAAATTATTTCAATCCTGAATGCACCTTTGTCATAAGGAGGGTTGTCCTGAAAGTCAGCAGAGCAGGTTAGTAAAGAAAACTAAAAGGCTTAAAGGTGTCGAAGCAGTTAAACAGGAACTACTACTTACTGGAACAATGAGCCCTTGCCATGACAATAGGTTTGATTCCTCAACTTGAATGTTCCTGAAGTTTTTCATTCCAGACCTGCGAATCTCTTCGAGCTCCTAACagaacacacatacaaaaaggcaagaaacatcaacacaaagatcccaaaaCCTGAGCATGATGACATGGAAGTAAAACCATAGTCAATGGATGAGTGTATTTCACTCCAAATGCAGTTTTTTCATTAGATTATTTCTATTTTGGTATTCAGTAATCAGTTCAGTCTATGACCAAGGATGCGTGTTGAAGAAGCTACACTTTAGCCTGAAGGTCAACAACATGTATGGTGTCAGGTCTGTGGCTTTAGCGGAGCCCATAGGTGGAGCAAATGAAAACCTCAAGAAACAGAATGTGCACACAAGGCACAGGATCTGGGagtcattgtaaaaaaaataaaataaaaagggttTTGGCTGCATGCATGTCAGCATTGTGTGGGGAATATAAGGTGCCAGACACATTCAGCAACAAAGACTCTTAAAACCAGACGCTATCGTTGAATGATGCTTTTACACTACCTTGATTAACAGTCACAGTTTATAAGGTAAAGATGCATCTATGGCTATCACTGCGACCCAACGTTTGTGGAGACAACATTATGGACGACTTGACAAACTTTAAGG
This Odontesthes bonariensis isolate fOdoBon6 chromosome 6, fOdoBon6.hap1, whole genome shotgun sequence DNA region includes the following protein-coding sequences:
- the ube2l3b gene encoding ubiquitin-conjugating enzyme E2 L3b; amino-acid sequence: MAASRRLAKELEEIRRSGMKNFRNIQVEESNLLSWQGLIVPDNPPYDKGAFRIEIIFPTEYPFKPPKITFKTKIYHPNIDEKGQVCLPVISAENWKPATKTDQVIQSLIALVNDPQPEHPLRADLAEEYSKDRKKFLKNAEEFTKKHGEKRPMD